From Gammaproteobacteria bacterium CG11_big_fil_rev_8_21_14_0_20_46_22, a single genomic window includes:
- a CDS encoding aminoglycoside phosphotransferase: protein MRSFYGEKLMTSRKAALTHWLEQYLDTFTLTDHLGDASFRSYWRIQTPTGHLLAMDAPVELEDCKPFVAVAKSFEVLGLRVPHIHQLDLAQGFILLDDFGDDILYRVLNTHNVDVLYKRAIDEIHTLQRCQDFNGERIPAFDRAHQQRELDEFKSWLLEQYLGISLDKATLALLHKTDETLLSACLAQPQVCIHRDYHSKNLLRLANNEIGIIDFQDAMIGGVCYDLVSLVRDCYVDWPAEQVYSWLNYFVDSLHSRGLYTSISKPEFEYWFDLTGMQRHLKASFIFARKYLRDDNDGYLKYLNRTFNYAECVSAKYPELHDFNTFLQETVLPKLRLKVVA, encoded by the coding sequence GTGCGCTCTTTTTATGGCGAAAAGCTCATGACGTCACGCAAAGCAGCCTTAACACACTGGCTTGAGCAATATCTAGACACATTCACACTCACCGACCATTTAGGCGACGCGAGCTTTCGCAGCTACTGGCGCATCCAAACTCCCACGGGGCATTTGCTTGCCATGGACGCGCCAGTTGAGCTTGAAGATTGCAAGCCTTTCGTGGCCGTCGCAAAGAGTTTTGAAGTACTGGGCCTTAGGGTCCCGCACATCCACCAGCTTGATTTAGCACAAGGCTTTATTCTGCTCGACGATTTTGGCGATGATATCTTGTATCGAGTGCTTAATACTCACAACGTTGACGTTTTATACAAACGAGCCATCGACGAAATCCATACCCTACAGCGCTGCCAAGACTTTAACGGTGAGAGAATACCCGCCTTTGATCGCGCGCACCAACAACGCGAACTCGACGAATTCAAGTCTTGGCTTTTAGAGCAATACCTCGGTATAAGCCTCGACAAAGCAACCCTGGCTTTGCTACACAAAACAGATGAAACATTATTGTCAGCTTGCTTGGCTCAACCACAAGTTTGTATTCATCGTGACTATCACAGCAAAAACCTATTACGACTTGCGAATAATGAGATCGGCATCATCGATTTTCAAGACGCCATGATCGGCGGCGTGTGTTACGACCTCGTTTCACTTGTGCGCGACTGCTACGTCGATTGGCCTGCAGAACAAGTGTATAGCTGGCTCAATTATTTTGTCGACAGTCTTCACAGCCGCGGTTTATACACCAGCATTTCAAAACCAGAATTTGAATATTGGTTTGATTTGACAGGCATGCAGCGCCATTTAAAAGCGAGCTTTATCTTTGCACGAAAATACTTGCGAGACGACAATGACGGCTACCTAAAATATCTAAACCGGACATTCAACTACGCTGAATGTGTTTCCGCCAAGTACCCTGAACTTCATGACTTCAACACTTTCTTACAGGAAACTGTGCTGCCCAAACTTCGCCTGAAGGTGGTAGCATGA
- a CDS encoding mannose-1-phosphate guanylyltransferase: MILAAGLGKRMGNLTQDTPKALLTVNHKPLIVYRIEQLMSAGVKDIVINVHQHREAFEQALGDGSRFNCCIQYSFEDEVLETAGGIIQALPLLGDQPFIITSCDTLTDFNFSTLMIHDLGEHLAHLVLVDNPPHHPEGDYGLINGQVSLEAKPKYNYAGFGLLHPQLFAGLVPGKRKKAEVFADAIPKKLITGEHYEGQWMNIDTPQRLAQAQGSTH, translated from the coding sequence ATGATACTGGCGGCGGGCCTTGGCAAACGCATGGGCAACCTTACGCAAGACACGCCCAAAGCTTTATTAACCGTCAACCATAAACCTTTGATTGTTTACCGCATCGAACAGCTTATGTCTGCCGGTGTTAAAGACATCGTGATCAACGTACATCAACATCGCGAAGCTTTCGAACAAGCCTTAGGCGATGGCTCACGGTTTAACTGCTGCATTCAGTATTCCTTTGAAGATGAAGTCTTAGAAACTGCTGGCGGCATTATCCAGGCGCTGCCTTTGCTTGGCGACCAACCTTTCATCATCACCAGTTGCGACACACTCACGGACTTTAATTTTTCTACATTGATGATTCACGATCTTGGCGAGCACTTGGCTCATTTGGTCTTAGTCGACAATCCGCCCCACCATCCGGAAGGCGACTATGGCCTTATCAACGGGCAGGTCTCACTAGAAGCAAAACCCAAATACAATTACGCAGGGTTTGGACTGCTCCACCCTCAACTGTTCGCAGGCCTTGTGCCCGGTAAACGCAAAAAAGCCGAAGTCTTTGCCGATGCGATTCCAAAGAAGCTAATCACTGGCGAACACTATGAAGGACAGTGGATGAACATTGATACACCTCAACGCCTAGCACAAGCTCAAGGTAGTACGCATTGA